A part of Numenius arquata chromosome 2, bNumArq3.hap1.1, whole genome shotgun sequence genomic DNA contains:
- the LOC141462412 gene encoding sulfotransferase 6B1-like, whose product MSSEAELIHVFKGIPFTTRSSPELLKSLDTFDAREDDVLLVSYPKSGTHWLAGVITKLYNTQVTLTSPIEFGDISKLEELNKLSSQRIIPTHLDYNMLPPNFKNKKCKMIYISRNPKDTAVSMYHYYRDNPNLPTVDTWTAFFDLFLKGDVVCGSWFDHFLSWEEHENDKNILFLFYEDMKKDLPKIVNEISLFLGLNVSDKDIQDICKKSSFSEMKRDTEKENSDPSHTVCALTSNRKLIFRKGAVGDWKNHFTPKQNRRFEEIFNEKMKLSKMAKSLTYEF is encoded by the exons ATGTCCAGTGAGGCAGAACTCATTCATGTGTTTAAGGGGATTCCCTTTACCACCAGGTCTTCTCCAGAACTTTTAAAGTCCTTGGATACTTTTGATGCTAGAGAAGATGATGTCCTTTTGGTTTCCTATCCCAAATCTG GCACTCACTGGCTTGCAGGAGTTATAACAAAGCTTTACAATACTCAAGTTACGCTAACATCTCCCATTGAATTTGGAGATATTTCCAAACTGGAGGAACTGAATAAACTCTCATCACAGAGAATCATCCCAACACACTTAGACTACAACATGTTACCTCcaaattttaagaataaaaaatgcAAG atgATCTACATCAGCAGAAATCCAAAAGATACTGCAGTTTCCATGTATCATTACTACAGAGATAACCCAAACCTTCCCACTGTAGACACCTGGACTGCTTTCTTTGACTTGTTCTTAAAAGGAGATG TTGTCTGCGGATCCTGGTTTGATCATTTCCTAAGTTGGGAAGAACATGAAAATGACAAAAACATCCTGTTTTTGTTCTACGAAGACATGAAGAAG GATCTCCCTAAGATTGTAAATGAAATTAGCCTGTTCCTGGGTTTAAACGTCAGTGACAAAGATATCCAAGACATCTGCAAGAAGTCCTCATTCTCAGAGATGAAAAgagacacagaaaaggaaaacagcgaTCCCAGTCACACTGTTTGTGCGCTGACATCCAACAGGAAGCTGATTTTCCGAAAAG GTGCTGTTGGTGACTGGAAGAACCATTTCACTCCAAAACAGAATCGAAGGTTTGAGGAGATATTTAATGAGAAAATGAAGCTCAGCAAAATGGCAAAAAGTCTCACCTATGAATTTTGA